The nucleotide sequence TCTTTGCCATGGGCTGTGGATATTCTTGTGAACAACGCAGGTATCACCCGCGACAAATCTTTTGCAAAGATGTCACCTGAAGACTGGGATGCGGTCATCAATACCAATCTGACAGGTTTGTTCAACGTCACAAAATCTGTTTTGGAAAAATTCAATCCGAACTCCAGCAGCAAACGCATCATCAATATCGCGTCTGTTGTGGCGCTTTACGGAAACTTCGGTCAGACCAATTACGTGGCGGCAAAAGCCGGTGTGATCGGTATGTCCAAAACATGGGCGAAGGAACTGGGTCGCAAAGGTTTCACTTCCAATGCGATTGCTCCGGGGTTTATCGCCACGGCAATGACCAAAGCGATGCCGGCTGAAGTGCTTGACGGCATGAAGGCGAAAGTTCCAGTGGCGCGTTTGGGTGAAGTGGAAGACATCGCCAATGCATGTCTGTTCCTGTCCAGCGAGCAGGCGGGTTATATCAACGGCGCGGTGATCAGCGTTGATGGTGGTTTGGTTCTTTAATGATCTGACAACTTTTTTATAAGGAGTGACTTCGATGAGATTTCTGTTCTTGGCTTTGAGTGTCTTGGTATCAGGTTTCTTTGTGTCCTTGGAATCTTTGGCAAAGGCTGAAGCATTCAAAGGCTTCGTTCAGGTTGCTCCGCAAAAAGAGTTGTTTGTGGATTATGTTCCCGCCAAAGAAAAACAGCCCACGGTTGTTTTGATCAATGGCCTGACTTACAGCACCCGTCAGTGGGATTCTTTTGTGAATGCTCTGCTGGCAAAAGGTCTCGGCGTTTTACGCTATGATCCGATCGGCCAAGGGCAGACGTTGCTGAAATATGCGCCGGTGGTGGCGCCGATTCCGGTGCAGGATCAGGTCGCTGATCTTAAGGCGCTTTTGGAGAAAATGAATTTAAAAGGTCCTTACAATTTAGCAGGACTGTCTTATGGCGGTGGTGTGGCTGCGGGCTTCACCGCCGCTTATCCATCTCTGGTAAAAAATCTGATCATGATGGCGCCGTTCACGCGTCCGCTGGATGGTCAGGATCAGTGGATCCGTGCGCAGATCTGGGCGACTCGCCAGATCTTCCCGTTTAATAAAATGTCGGATGATGATTTGTATGATTACTATCTGCATCAGATCATCTATGCGACTTATCCGCAGGCAGAACCCATTGTGCTTGAAAATCCATTCAAACTGGAAGCCACCTTCCGTCTGGTTCAGGGTATTCGCAAATACCGCCCTGTCGATCTGACAGATTCCATTCCGGCAAAGTCACTGCATTTGTTGATTGCGCGCCAGGATCAATACATCAACACCAGTGTGCTGGACGAATACTGGGATGCAGTTCCGGAAAAAGCCCGCGCCAGTCGTTTGTATATCAATGGTTCCGAACACAAGATGGTGGAAGCGGTTCCGAATTTCACGGCAGCCTGGGTTTATCAGATCGTTACGGGTAACAAAAAACTTTCTGAAGGCCGCGACTTTGAAGGTTATCCGTTCCGCGGTGAAGTTCGCAGCGGGCAGGAAGAAATTCAGGTGGGTCGCGAATGATTCACCATGAAATCGTCGACGGACTGGTTCCGGAAAGTGTTTTCTTCATCCATGGAAATCTGGCTTCCAATCGCTGGTGGTATCCGGCGCAGGAGTTCTGGGAAAAACACGCGGCAGGAAAAAGCTATTCCGGTTCTTTGATTTACGCTGAATTCCGCGGGTGCGGTAAAAGTGCCGCTCCCAAAGACAGCAGTGAAGTTGACATGCACCTGTTTGCCGAGGATTTCATCGCGTTGCTTAAGAACTTGAATAAGGGTCCGTATCACCTGGTGGGTCATTCCACCGGGGGGCTGATTGCGGCGCTGATGTTGTCAAAAGCACCCACTCTGTTTAAAAAAGCGGTTCTGCTGGATCCTGTCGGGGCACAAGGCGTCACGTTTGATGCTTCGATGATCACCGCGTTTGAGCAGATGAAGCAGGACCGCGCGCTGACGGCGGCAGTGATTGGATCCACGATTCATAATAATAATCCTCAATCCCAATATTTTCAGGAAGTGGTGGTGGCGGACGCCTATAAGGCTGTGCAAACCATCGGTCACTGGGTGCTTAAAGCCCTTGATGGGCTTGATGTTCGCGAGGATTTGAAGTCCGTGGAACATGAAGTTCTGGTGCTGCACGGGGAGCACGACAAGCTGCTTTCTGAGGGTGATTCTCAAGCTCTGGCGGCTCTATTTTCGCGTGGTAAATTTGCGCAAATTCCTGACTTAGGACATTGTCCAAATATCGAGAATCCTGAAACCTTTGTGAACATCACTCGGAGTTACCTGTTTTAGTGATGGCGTGGCGCATTGCGCCGCGCAATTTCAACTCGACCGGGTCGGCTTAATAGGTTGCCCATCAGCCTGTTTTCGGTTAGTTATCGTTTAATATATTACAATACTGTGACAAAACTACTTTGCGTCCCCCAGGGAGTGCCAACCTATGTCTGAGCCTAGAGATGAGTATAACCGTAGTGGTCTGCTGGCGTTTGCCTTTTCAATGGTATTCGTCTGTGCATTCTTCGTTTACATCGTTGCGATCAATAAAGGTGTTGATCTTGGCGAAAACGTTGTAGATCCAAATGCCCCTGCAGTAGAGGGTGCTATTCCTGTCTTCGATATCACCAAAGTTCAGGATCCTTGGGTTTCCACTCCAGAAATGGTTACTTACGGTAAGAAGTTCTACTCCACAAACTGCGCTATGTGCCACGGTAACGAAGGCAAAGGCGACGGTGCTGCGGGTGCATCTTTGAATCCAAAACCACGCAACTTGGTTGAAGGTAAATGGACTCAAGGTGAAGGCGTTATCGCTCACTTCAAAGTTTTGCAAAATGGTATCAAAGGTTCTTCCATGGCGGCTTACTCTCATTTCAAGCCGGCTGATCGTTGGGCTGTGATCCATTTCATCGATTCTATCACTGAAAATAAATCCAAAGACGATCCTGCTAAAGTTGCTGAGTTTGCAAAAACCGCACAATAATTAAGGGTTTAATTAATGCTTGCCAATGAGCTGGTATTGAAAACAAGAACAATGGGAACGGTGCTTACAACGGCCGTTCTTGTTTTGTTTTCAGCAGGTGCTCAAGCCTACGACGGCAAGCCGGCTCCGAAGGTTGCCAGCGAGCAGCCCAAAGAGCTTGAAGGCGTGGGTATCGACGAAAAGTTGGGTTCTAAAATCGACCTGACTTTGAAAGTGAAAGACGACAATGGCCAGGAAGTGGCGCTGGGGTCTTTCTTCGACGGTAAACATCCGGTGATCATTTCGCCGGTGTATTTTTCCTGTCCGGGTCTTTGCAACTTCCATTTGAACGGTCTGACAGACGCGCTCAAGTTGATGGAAAAAGATTGGACGATTGGTAAGAAGTTTAAGCTGCTGTCTGTGAGTTTTGACTCAAAAGAGACTCCCGACTTGGCGGCAAACAAAAAACAGACTTACATGAAGCTGTATGACCGTGCCGGAGCTGAAAAAGAATGGCACTTCATCACGGCGGACGAGTCCACAGTGCAGGCTTTGACGCAGGCTCTGGGATTCAAGTTCAGATGGGACGAGACGGCTCAGGAATGGGCACACGCTTCAGCGGCGATTGTGATCACGCCGGACGGAACGATCTCGCGCTATCTGCCGGGGATTATGTTTAATCCTCAGGACATCAAGATTGCTTTGAACGAAGCGACCGATGGCAAAATCGGAACCTTCGTCGACAGCTTGGTGCTTTATTGTTTTAAGTATGACCCACATCAAAGCAAGTACACGCTTGTTGCCTTCAACGTAATGAAGATGGGCGGAGCGGTGATGGTTTTGGTGATGGTAATTTGGTTATTGCCTGTATGGATTCGCTCTCGCAGAGAGCAGAACAATACGGCGGGGAGATAAAGGTACATGATGTGGTTTAATATTGCGAAGGCCCAATCCTTCATGCCCACGCAGGGAACCGAGATTGCGAAGCAGGTCGACAATCTTTATGGATTCTTGCTTGTAACAAGTTTGATCGCCTGCGTCCTTGTGATCGGTGGGATGATCTATTTCGTTTGGAAATACAGACGTAAGTCTCCAAACGACAAAACAGCCTATATCTCTCACAACACAGCGTTGGAGTTCCTGTGGTCATTCATTCCACTGGTTATCTTCCTGGCTGTGTTCGGTTGGGGCTGGTACATCTATCACCAAATGCGTGCGATGCCTGAAAATGCGTTGGAAATCAACGTGATCGGCAAGCAATGGGCTTGGGAAGTTGAATACAAAAACGGTTACAAAACCGTGAATGAAGTGGTTGTGCCTATCAATCAGGACGTCAAAATTCTTTTGACGGCTGCAGATGTGCTACACTCCTTCTATGTTCCGTCTTTCCGTATTAAACAGGATGCGATCCCGGGCCGTTACACGGCTTTGTGGTTCAAAGCTGACAAGCTGGGTGAATTCCACCTGTTCTGTACTGAGTATTGCGGTACTTCTCACTCCGGCATGATCGGTAAGTTGAGAGTTGTTTCCCGCGAAGACTTCGACAAATACCTTGAGCAAGGTCAGGAAGAAAGATTCCTGCCACTGGCTGAAAAAGGTAAAAAATTGTTTGCGGTTAAAGCCTGCGCGTCCTGCCACGCGGTGGATCACCCGGGAGCAATGGTCGGTCCTTCTTTGTTCCAGAAATTCGGTCACGAAGAAGTTATGGATGACGGCACCAAGATCATGTTCGACGAAAACTACATTCGCGAATCCATCCTTGAGCCAAATAAACACATCGTTAAAGGCTTCCCTAAGGGCGTAATGCCCACCTTCCAGGGTCAGCTGAACGAAAACGAA is from Bdellovibrio bacteriovorus str. Tiberius and encodes:
- a CDS encoding alpha/beta fold hydrolase translates to MRFLFLALSVLVSGFFVSLESLAKAEAFKGFVQVAPQKELFVDYVPAKEKQPTVVLINGLTYSTRQWDSFVNALLAKGLGVLRYDPIGQGQTLLKYAPVVAPIPVQDQVADLKALLEKMNLKGPYNLAGLSYGGGVAAGFTAAYPSLVKNLIMMAPFTRPLDGQDQWIRAQIWATRQIFPFNKMSDDDLYDYYLHQIIYATYPQAEPIVLENPFKLEATFRLVQGIRKYRPVDLTDSIPAKSLHLLIARQDQYINTSVLDEYWDAVPEKARASRLYINGSEHKMVEAVPNFTAAWVYQIVTGNKKLSEGRDFEGYPFRGEVRSGQEEIQVGRE
- the coxB gene encoding cytochrome c oxidase subunit II, translating into MMWFNIAKAQSFMPTQGTEIAKQVDNLYGFLLVTSLIACVLVIGGMIYFVWKYRRKSPNDKTAYISHNTALEFLWSFIPLVIFLAVFGWGWYIYHQMRAMPENALEINVIGKQWAWEVEYKNGYKTVNEVVVPINQDVKILLTAADVLHSFYVPSFRIKQDAIPGRYTALWFKADKLGEFHLFCTEYCGTSHSGMIGKLRVVSREDFDKYLEQGQEERFLPLAEKGKKLFAVKACASCHAVDHPGAMVGPSLFQKFGHEEVMDDGTKIMFDENYIRESILEPNKHIVKGFPKGVMPTFQGQLNENELSALVEYVKNLK
- a CDS encoding alpha/beta fold hydrolase, whose amino-acid sequence is MIHHEIVDGLVPESVFFIHGNLASNRWWYPAQEFWEKHAAGKSYSGSLIYAEFRGCGKSAAPKDSSEVDMHLFAEDFIALLKNLNKGPYHLVGHSTGGLIAALMLSKAPTLFKKAVLLDPVGAQGVTFDASMITAFEQMKQDRALTAAVIGSTIHNNNPQSQYFQEVVVADAYKAVQTIGHWVLKALDGLDVREDLKSVEHEVLVLHGEHDKLLSEGDSQALAALFSRGKFAQIPDLGHCPNIENPETFVNITRSYLF
- a CDS encoding c-type cytochrome, coding for MSEPRDEYNRSGLLAFAFSMVFVCAFFVYIVAINKGVDLGENVVDPNAPAVEGAIPVFDITKVQDPWVSTPEMVTYGKKFYSTNCAMCHGNEGKGDGAAGASLNPKPRNLVEGKWTQGEGVIAHFKVLQNGIKGSSMAAYSHFKPADRWAVIHFIDSITENKSKDDPAKVAEFAKTAQ
- the fabG gene encoding 3-oxoacyl-ACP reductase FabG; its protein translation is MTNINFDFKNKNAIVTGGASGIGFQITKSFLEAGGNVSIWDYSEAALQTAKSEFAKYGSQIHIAQVDVGNRDSVAKAAASLPWAVDILVNNAGITRDKSFAKMSPEDWDAVINTNLTGLFNVTKSVLEKFNPNSSSKRIINIASVVALYGNFGQTNYVAAKAGVIGMSKTWAKELGRKGFTSNAIAPGFIATAMTKAMPAEVLDGMKAKVPVARLGEVEDIANACLFLSSEQAGYINGAVISVDGGLVL
- a CDS encoding SCO family protein, which encodes MKTRTMGTVLTTAVLVLFSAGAQAYDGKPAPKVASEQPKELEGVGIDEKLGSKIDLTLKVKDDNGQEVALGSFFDGKHPVIISPVYFSCPGLCNFHLNGLTDALKLMEKDWTIGKKFKLLSVSFDSKETPDLAANKKQTYMKLYDRAGAEKEWHFITADESTVQALTQALGFKFRWDETAQEWAHASAAIVITPDGTISRYLPGIMFNPQDIKIALNEATDGKIGTFVDSLVLYCFKYDPHQSKYTLVAFNVMKMGGAVMVLVMVIWLLPVWIRSRREQNNTAGR